The Coleofasciculus sp. FACHB-1120 genome segment ATTTCATCCCAGAGTTCGGGGGTAATGCGCTCATCACAATCAACAATTAGCACCCATTCATTACTAAAAGGCAGATTGTCTAAAGCCCAGTTTTTCTTTTTAGGCCAGCGTCCGTTGAAGTGAAATTGGACAACTTTTGCGCCGTAACTTTCGGAAATTTCAATCGAGCGATCGCTACTTTGGGAATCTACGACAAATACTTCATCAGCCCTGGCTACACTCTCCAGGCAAGCCGCCAGATTTGCTTGTTCATTTTTAGCGGGAATCAGAACTGATACGGGAAGTTTGGAGGGTGTGGAGGTCATGATTCTGAAGAATGAAGGAATAATTAAAAATTAACAATTAAGAATTAAAAATTAAGGTTTTTCTTTTTTAATCTTTAATTCCGGCTCTGGACTTTGCACTTTGAAAGGAGCAGATAACATCCCTTGAATTGCTGCACTCAAATAACCCACCTGACCGTAGGCATACACCAAATTATCGAAGCGTTGGGCGGGATCGCCAAAATATTTAACAGATTTGTAGAGACCACGCACGATTCGTTCGCCTCCCAACAATAGCTGACGCGGTCCTGCCTTACCAGCGATTTGTTCGCGGTAACATTCACTGATGCCTTGCCACCAGCCCCGGCTTAAAAACCAGGCTTGTTCAAGGCGTTCGGGAGAGACATTGTGGGCAACTAAGGCATTCGGCAGATAGGCAACTTGCCAACCCAATTTCAGTGCCCGTTCTGTCGTGTGTAATTCTTCATTTGATAACAAATTTTTTCCGACTCGACCCAGATTAACATCGAACCCCCCAATTTGCTCTAAAAAGGTACGTCTGAGCGAGTAATT includes the following:
- a CDS encoding glycosyltransferase family 2 protein, with protein sequence MTEPKISAIICTHNREQYLGAAIDSLLNQDFSDFEVVVVDNASSDRTSEIVKARPGVKYVYEAVTGLSVARNRGAKEAKSEILAYLDDDAVASPSWLSALYDAYQSNEKLAIAGGKVTLLWPDGTTPPQWLSPGLSGCLGAYDLGDSTVYIKQAGMTPRGLNYSLRRTFLEQIGGFDVNLGRVGKNLLSNEELHTTERALKLGWQVAYLPNALVAHNVSPERLEQAWFLSRGWWQGISECYREQIAGKAGPRQLLLGGERIVRGLYKSVKYFGDPAQRFDNLVYAYGQVGYLSAAIQGMLSAPFKVQSPEPELKIKKEKP